TTAATTATTAAGGTGGTGTTTTGGTTGAATAATGTTGTGTTAATTGGAAGACTTACAAGAGATCCAGAATTAAGGTATATACCTAATACTGGAACTCCAGTAGCTAATTTTACTTTAGCAGTAGATAAACAGCTTTCCAAAGAAAAAAAACAAGAATTTGAAAGTAAAGGACAACCAACAGCTGACTTTATAAATATTGTTATATGGGGAAGACAAGCAGAAAATTGTGCAAATTATTTATCAAAAGGGTTATTAGCTGCTGTTCAGGGAAGGATACAAACTAGAAGTTATGATGCTAAGGATGGTACTCGAAGATATGTTACAGAAGTAGTAGCAGAAAGAGTAGAATTTTTAGAATGGGCTGATGATAAGGATTCAAATTTTGAGGATACTAGTACAGATTTTCCTGATATAGATGGATTTGAACCTATAGATGATGATAATATTCCGTTTTAAGAAGGAGGGAAGATAGGTGCAAAGAAGATTTAGACCAAGAAAAAGAGTTTGTAGTTTCTGTGCAGAAAAAGTAGATCATATAGATTATAAGGATATAAATACATTAAAAAAATATGTTACTGATAGAGGGAAAATTCTTCCAAGAAGAATTTCTGGTAATTGTGCAAAACATCAAAGAGAACTTACAAGAGCTATTAAACGTGCAAGACAAGTAGCATTATTACCATATAGTGCAGATTAAGAGAGGAATAACCTCTCTTTTTTGTTTGACATATAATATTTTACTCTGTATTATTTTAATAAGACTATTTATTTTAAATTAAGTTATAAAAAAGGGTGAAAACATGAAGGACAAAAATAATGTAGATATAATTAAAAATCTTAGGACAATAGAATGGCTAAAATCAGAAATATTAACTTCTGTTGCTAATTTATACGAAATATTAGCAACAGGGGAGGAAAATACAAAAGAAGATATAGAGGATTTACTTTCTAATATAATACTTTTATCCTATTTATTAGGAAAACGGCTAGGATTGGATTATGATGATATAAATTTAAATCTTAGGAATAAAATAAAGTTAAATATAATTAAAGATCATCAGATTGAAAAATGGTATGGAGATTTAAGCCAATTATTAGAATTATTAAATACTTAGTATATAGGAGTGAAAAACATGAATATGGATGAAAATAAAGGGCACAAAATTTTTGAGATAATATCGACCATAATAATATCTACTATTTTGATGTTGTTAGGAATGTACTATATGCCATTAATTATATTTTTATATCCTGCGCCATTTATAATATTAGGAGTTAAATATGGATTAAAGTATAATATAATTAGTATTATAATATCAACTTTTTTAGTTGGGCTTATGACAGATACTATATCGGGATTAATTATATTATTAGCTTTTTTACCTTTGAGTATTGCACTTAATTATTTAATTGTTAATAGAAAAAAAACATTGGAAACTATGATTATTTCTACTTTGGTTACATTAGTATCTTTTTTGATTATATTAGGTTTAACAAAGAATATAATAGGGGTAAGTATAGTATATCAGTTGGATGAATTTTTCACTCAGGTTATTAATACACAAATAGAGGCATTGAAAGAGATGCAATTATCTCAATATGAGATATTAAAAGCTGAAGATTTATTAGAAAGTGTTTTTGACTATATATTATTGATGATACCTGTTTTAATGATCATATTTTCATTAATTACAGCATATATAAATTGTTTTATATCTTCTATAATACTTAGAAAACAAGGGTATGGTATTGTATCTATTCCTAGATTTTCAAGATTTAAATTACCTAACAATATATTATTAGGTATAGGTATTATGTTTGTAGGAGTTTTGTTGATAAAATGGTTAAAGATATCTTATTATGAGGCGGTACTAGTAAATATTGTAGGGCTTACATCCTTTATGTTTTTTACACAAGGGCTAGCAGTAATAGACTACAAATTAAAAATGAGAAATATAAAAATAATATTTAGAATAATTATTTTGTTATTTTTCATATTCGTATTGCCTATAGGCTCCATGATATTAACCTTCATAGGAGTATTAGATGCTATACTAGATTTTAGAAAACTTAAAAATAATGTTTAAATCCCTGACAGGAGGATTACCATGGATAATAAGAATTTATTCAATTGGAAGGATACAAAACTGTATCTTGTAATTATTGGCTGTCTTATAGTTATAATTGCTTACTATCAACCTATATTAGCTTTAATATGGGCTATAGCGTTAGCTTATTTAATTTATCATTATAACAAGACAATTCATGACAAAGAAAAAGAGTGGACTAAATATATAGAAACCTTAACGGAAGAATTTGAATCAGCAACTAAACATGCAGTATTTAATATGCCTTTTCCACTGGTAATATTAGAAATAGATGGGACTATAAGCTGGTATAATACTCGATTTTCGTCTATGATTGATGAAGAAAATATATTGAATAATAAGATAGAAGAATTTGCACCTAATTTAAATATAGAAGAGATTTTAAAAAAGGATGATAAAAAACCCATAGAGGTTAAATATAAAGACAGATATTATCAAATACATTATAATATTATAGAAATTAAAAAAGCTGTTAGCAAAAAAGGCATAATAATTATGTTATATTGGATAGATGATACAGATAGAATGATTTTAAAAGATAAATATGAGGATGAGAAACTTACTGTTTGTCTAGCTTATGTAGATAATTATGATGAAGTAAAAAATACTACACCAGAAGTAAATAGACCACTAGTATTAGCTGAAATAGATAAAACTATAAGCAGTTACGCAGCAGAGCATAATGGATTTACTAGGAAATATGAAAACGATAAATATTTACTAATATTTGAAAATAAGGATTTGCAAGTTATTCAACAAAAGAAGTTTGATATATTGGATAAAATTAGGGAAATAGATAAAGGTAATACTATTCCTATTACTTTGAGTATGGGTGTAGGAGTAAATGGCAAGAATCCAAATGAAACTTATGAGTATGCAAAAGCAGCTATAGATATTGCTCTAGGTCGTGGAGGCGATCAAACTGTAGTTAAGAAAAATAATGATTTAAAATTTTATGGTGGAAAAACTAAAGCTATAGAAAAAAGGAACAAAGTAAAAGCTAGAGTTATATCCCATGCTTTAAGACAACTTATAGATCAGTCAGAAGAAGTATTTGTAATGGGACATAAAAATGCAGATATGGATTCCTTTGGTGCTAGTGTAGGTATAGTTAGGGCAGCTTTAAATAGAAATAAGAAGGGATATATTATATTATCAGGCGTTAATCCTTCAATAAAAAACATATATGAAAGAATGAAATCTGAAGTACCAGAATACTTGGATTTAATACTTACTCCAGAGGAAGCTTATAATAAAGTAGATCAATCCTCTTTATTAGTAGTAGTGGATAATCACAAGCCTAGCTTTACAGAAGCTCCTGAACTTTTAGATTTGACAGATAAAATAGTATTAATAGATCACCATAGAAGAGGAGCTGAATTTTTGAAAGATCCTATATTAAGGTATTTAGAGCCTTATGCTTCATCTACTTGTGAATTAGTAACAGAAATACTATATTATATGTTTGAAAAGATGGAGATGAGTGAATTTGAAGCAGATGCTTTATTAGCAGGAATAACTGTAGATACTAAAAACTTTACTTTTCAAACGGGAGTTAGAACCTTTGAAGCAGCATCTATTCTTAAAAGATCAGGAGCTGATCCTACTAGAGTTAGGCATCTATTTAGAGATGATTTTAATACATTTTTACATAAAGCTGAAGTGGTTAGAAATTCGAAAATAGTGTTTAATAAAGTAGCTATAGGAAGATTAGAAAAGGATATGGAAGATTCGGTATTGATAGCAGCTCAATCTGCTAATGATTTATTAAATATAAATGGTGTAGAAGCCTCCTTCGTATTAACATTGTTTGAAGGTAAAGTTCATATTAGTGGAAGATCTTTAGGAAATGTGAGTGTTCAATTGATTCTAGAAAAGCTTGGAGGAGGAGGTCATTTAACTAGTGCAGGAACTCAATTAGAAGGGATAACTATAGATGAAGCTGAAGAACTTTTAATAAATTCTATAGAAGAATATTTTAAGGAAGGTGATGAGGAATGAAAATAATATTATTGAAAGAAGTAAAAGGCTTAGGTAAAGAAGGTGATTTAGTTGATGTAAAAGATGGTTATGCTAGGAATTATTTATTTCCTAGAAAATTGGCTATAGAAGCCACTCCAGCAAACTTAAATAAATGGAAGAATAAAAAGAAAGAGATGGAAGCAAAAGAAAGAGAGGAATATGAAAAGGCTTTAAAATTAAAAGAAAAAATTGAGTCTATAGATTTAAAACTAAAAGGTAAAGCAGGAGAAGGGGGAAAACTGTTTGGTTCTATTACATCTAAAGATATTTCTGATGCGTTAAAAGAACAACATAATATAGATATAGATAAAAGAAAAATTGAATTGGAGGATAATATAAAGACTTTAGGAACTACTGAAGTTGAAATAAAGATATATCCAGAGGTATCAGCTAAATTAAGGGTAAAAGTTAGCGAAGAGTAATGGGGTGATTACAATAGAAGCACATATATTGGGGAAAATACCCCCTCATAGCTTAGAAGCAGAGCAATCTGTTTTGGGTGCTATGCTTATAAATCAAGAAGCTATAAATACTGCCATAGAGCAGTTGGCTCCAGAAGATTTTTATAAAGAAGCAAATAAAGAAATATTTAAAGCTATGATAGAATTATATAAAAGAAATGAACCAGTGGATATTATCACTTTATCGGAAGAATTAAAAAGAAAAGATATATTAGAAAATATAGGGGGAGTTACTTATTTAACCAGTTTATCTGGAGGAGTAGCTATAAGTTCCAATATAAAATATTATTGTGATATAGTAGAAGAAAAAGCTTTACTTAGACAGTTGATTGCATCTTGTGATGAGATAATGGCAAAGAGCTATGAAGCTAGTGAAGAAGTAAATAGTATAATAGAACAAGCTGAAAAGAAAATATTTGATATTACTCAAGGAAGACATAAAGGAGGATTTGCTCCTATAAAAGATGTGTTGTTGGAAAGTTTTTCAAAAATAGAGGAAATGGCTGCTCGCGAAGGGGAACTAACAGGGTTAACCACTGGTTTTATTGATATAGATAGTAAACTTTCAGGAATGCAAAAATCAGATCTTATATTATTAGCTGCTAGACCTTCCATGGGAAAAACAGCTTTAGGTATAAACATAGCTACTAATGCTGCAATTAAAGCTAATGCGAGTGTTGCTATTTTTTCATTGGAGATGTCCAAAGAGCAATTAGCTCAAAGGATGATAAGTTCTATATCCCATGTAAACCTACAAAATATAATTAGCGGTAGACTTAAAGAAGAAGAATGGTTGAAAATAATAAATGGTATTGCCCCTTTATCTCAATCTAACATATTTATTGATGATACAGCTGGTATTTCTCTTATGGAAATAAAAGCTAAATGTAGAAAGTTGAAAATTGAGAAAGGATTAGATTTAATAGTTATAGACTATTTACAATTAATGCAGTCAGAGATGAAACATGAAAATAGGCAACAGGAGATATCTGCTATATCTCGAGGTTTAAAAGCATTAGCAAAAGAGATGGATTGCCCAGTGTTAGCTCTTTCGCAGCTTTCTCGTGCTCCAGAACTTCGCTCAGATCATCGTCCTATACTTTCAGATTTGAGAGAATCAGGAGCAATAGAGCAAGATGCAGATGTTGTATTATTTTTATATAGAGATGAATACTATAACGAAGATACAGACAAAAAAAATATTGGAGAAGTAATTATTGCAAAACATAGAAATGGACCTACAGGTACTGTAGAATTAGTATGGAAACAAGAATTCACTAAATTTTTAAACAAAGAAAATATAAGAGAAGAATTATAGGATTAAAAAATTAATTATTACTTCGAGACTAAAGTTTCGAAGTAATAATTTTCTCTAAAGTATGTATGGAGGGTATTATAAAATGGAATTAAAAGGAAATAGGATAAGGATAGTTCCTATGGCACTGGAACATGCTTATTTCATGAGGCAGTGGGGATTTCATGAGAATCCACTATTATTTGATTATAATTTGCCTCCATTTGATGATAAACAGATAGAAGAATGGTATCATTATAAGAGCAAAGGACATAATAGCAAATACTACAGTGTATTTAATGAAGAAAATAGACTTATAGGCTATATGGGGATTAAACATATAAGACGTATATTAAAAGAAGCTACTTTGGGTATAGTATTCGATCCTAATTATGTAAATCAAGGATATGGAACAGAAAGTATATTAACTTTTTTAGACTATTATTTCAATGAAATGAATATGAAGAGAATGTATTTAGAGGTGGCTAAATTCAATAAAAGAGCAATTAGATGTTATGAAAAGAGTGGATTTAAAATAGTAGATGTATATGTAGACGAATTTTTTAATCAAAATATAGATTTTAATAATCCATATTTTTTAAAAGAAAAATCCTCTTTTGTATTAATAAATGGAAAAGTATATAATTATATCTACAAGATGAAAATAGATAAGAAAACTTATTTAAAAGAAAAAAAGTTAAAAGAGAAGAAATTGGGAATACCATAAGGTAGAGGTGGAATTATGAATTTTATAATTGAAACTACAGATATAGATTTAGGAGATACCCCTATTGAAAATATATTTATAAATGATTTTATGCCTATGGCTGATGGTACTTATGTAAAAGTATATCTTTTAGGATATAAATATGCACATGATAAAGATGAAAATATAGAAGTTGACAATGAGACCATAGCAAAACATTTAAATATACCTTTAATAGATGTGTTAAATGCATGGGATTTTTGGGAACAAAAAGGTATAATAAAAAAAATACCTATTGATGAGGGGAAACAATATGATTATAAAGTGAAGTTTTTAAATTTAAAACAATTATATATAAAAAATAATTACAAACCTATAAATATGAATGAGGAAGTTGTTACAAAGAGTTATACTTGTTCTGTAGAGGATTTGGTTGATGCTAATCAAATACCTCGTATAAATGAAATGTTTAATTCCATAGATTATATAATGAGAAGGCAATTAGTTCCTAATGAAAAGAGGAGAGTATTAGAGTGGATACATAATTATAATATGAATCCAGATATTATAGAAAAAGCTTTCTTTTATGCAGTAGAGAAAAAAGGAAAAAGAAATATAAATTATATAGCAGGAATAATAAGGAATTGGTACGATCAAGGAATAACAAATATAGAAGCTTTACAGGATAACTTAAAGGTTACAAATGAAAAATACTATAGATATGAACGAGTAATGAAAGCATTAGGTATAGTCAATAGATTGCCTACAGAAGGAGAGATGAAAACTATAGATAAATGGTTTGAAGAATATAAATTTACTATGGAGATGGTTCTTAAAGGATGTGAAAATTCTAAGAAAACATCTAATCCAAGTATAAGTTACATAGATGGGATACTATCTTCTTGGCATCAAAAAGGGATAAAAACTCTAGAAGATATAGAAGAAAAAGATAAACCTCCTATTAAAAAAGAACAAGAATTTTCTAATAAAAAATATAGAAAAGCTAAAGTAAATAAAAATAGATTTCATAATTTTGAGCAGAGAACTTCTAAATACACTGCTGATCAATTAGAAGAAATTGCTCGAAGAAAGCGAGAAGAATATTATTCTAAGATAAAAGGAGAGTACAATGATGTATAATCAAATCCTAAAAGATATATTGATGGAATATGAAAAAAAGAGAGATAAAGCCATTAATAAGCAAAGGATAAGAAAGCAAAAGGTATATAGAAAAATTCCTAGAATAAAGGAAATAGATGAACAAATTTGGGAAATTGGGCTCTCCATATCTAAAGCTGTTATAGAAAATCCAAAAAATTATAAGGAAGGTCTTCAAATAGCAAAAAATAAAATAGAAGAATTGAGAATGGAAAAAGCTTATTTACTTACAGAGAATAACATACCATTAAGCTATTTAGACATTGAATATGAATGTGATGAATGTGAAGATACAGGCTATTTACCTAATGGAGAAAAGTGTAATTGTTTAAAACAAGCTATTATAAATGAAACATATAAAATGTCTAATATTGAAAATGTACTTAAAAAAGAAAATTTTGATACTTTTGATATAAATATATTTCCAGATGAACCTTTTGAAGGAGAAAGTATGACACCTAGGGAAAACATGAAATATATATCTAATATTTGTGTAGACTATGTAAATAATTTTGATGAAAAAAATGAAGAAAACCTATTGTTTTATGGAAGTACAGGTTTAGGAAAAACTTTCATGTGTAATTGTATAGCAAAAGCACTGTTAGATATGAATAAAATAGTAATATATCA
This portion of the Keratinibaculum paraultunense genome encodes:
- a CDS encoding single-stranded DNA-binding protein, which translates into the protein MNNVVLIGRLTRDPELRYIPNTGTPVANFTLAVDKQLSKEKKQEFESKGQPTADFINIVIWGRQAENCANYLSKGLLAAVQGRIQTRSYDAKDGTRRYVTEVVAERVEFLEWADDKDSNFEDTSTDFPDIDGFEPIDDDNIPF
- the rpsR gene encoding 30S ribosomal protein S18, with the protein product MQRRFRPRKRVCSFCAEKVDHIDYKDINTLKKYVTDRGKILPRRISGNCAKHQRELTRAIKRARQVALLPYSAD
- a CDS encoding MazG-like family protein, translating into MKDKNNVDIIKNLRTIEWLKSEILTSVANLYEILATGEENTKEDIEDLLSNIILLSYLLGKRLGLDYDDINLNLRNKIKLNIIKDHQIEKWYGDLSQLLELLNT
- a CDS encoding DUF2232 domain-containing protein, giving the protein MNMDENKGHKIFEIISTIIISTILMLLGMYYMPLIIFLYPAPFIILGVKYGLKYNIISIIISTFLVGLMTDTISGLIILLAFLPLSIALNYLIVNRKKTLETMIISTLVTLVSFLIILGLTKNIIGVSIVYQLDEFFTQVINTQIEALKEMQLSQYEILKAEDLLESVFDYILLMIPVLMIIFSLITAYINCFISSIILRKQGYGIVSIPRFSRFKLPNNILLGIGIMFVGVLLIKWLKISYYEAVLVNIVGLTSFMFFTQGLAVIDYKLKMRNIKIIFRIIILLFFIFVLPIGSMILTFIGVLDAILDFRKLKNNV
- a CDS encoding DHH family phosphoesterase, encoding MDNKNLFNWKDTKLYLVIIGCLIVIIAYYQPILALIWAIALAYLIYHYNKTIHDKEKEWTKYIETLTEEFESATKHAVFNMPFPLVILEIDGTISWYNTRFSSMIDEENILNNKIEEFAPNLNIEEILKKDDKKPIEVKYKDRYYQIHYNIIEIKKAVSKKGIIIMLYWIDDTDRMILKDKYEDEKLTVCLAYVDNYDEVKNTTPEVNRPLVLAEIDKTISSYAAEHNGFTRKYENDKYLLIFENKDLQVIQQKKFDILDKIREIDKGNTIPITLSMGVGVNGKNPNETYEYAKAAIDIALGRGGDQTVVKKNNDLKFYGGKTKAIEKRNKVKARVISHALRQLIDQSEEVFVMGHKNADMDSFGASVGIVRAALNRNKKGYIILSGVNPSIKNIYERMKSEVPEYLDLILTPEEAYNKVDQSSLLVVVDNHKPSFTEAPELLDLTDKIVLIDHHRRGAEFLKDPILRYLEPYASSTCELVTEILYYMFEKMEMSEFEADALLAGITVDTKNFTFQTGVRTFEAASILKRSGADPTRVRHLFRDDFNTFLHKAEVVRNSKIVFNKVAIGRLEKDMEDSVLIAAQSANDLLNINGVEASFVLTLFEGKVHISGRSLGNVSVQLILEKLGGGGHLTSAGTQLEGITIDEAEELLINSIEEYFKEGDEE
- the rplI gene encoding 50S ribosomal protein L9, which codes for MKIILLKEVKGLGKEGDLVDVKDGYARNYLFPRKLAIEATPANLNKWKNKKKEMEAKEREEYEKALKLKEKIESIDLKLKGKAGEGGKLFGSITSKDISDALKEQHNIDIDKRKIELEDNIKTLGTTEVEIKIYPEVSAKLRVKVSEE
- the dnaB gene encoding replicative DNA helicase, whose amino-acid sequence is MLINQEAINTAIEQLAPEDFYKEANKEIFKAMIELYKRNEPVDIITLSEELKRKDILENIGGVTYLTSLSGGVAISSNIKYYCDIVEEKALLRQLIASCDEIMAKSYEASEEVNSIIEQAEKKIFDITQGRHKGGFAPIKDVLLESFSKIEEMAAREGELTGLTTGFIDIDSKLSGMQKSDLILLAARPSMGKTALGINIATNAAIKANASVAIFSLEMSKEQLAQRMISSISHVNLQNIISGRLKEEEWLKIINGIAPLSQSNIFIDDTAGISLMEIKAKCRKLKIEKGLDLIVIDYLQLMQSEMKHENRQQEISAISRGLKALAKEMDCPVLALSQLSRAPELRSDHRPILSDLRESGAIEQDADVVLFLYRDEYYNEDTDKKNIGEVIIAKHRNGPTGTVELVWKQEFTKFLNKENIREEL
- a CDS encoding GNAT family N-acetyltransferase, producing MELKGNRIRIVPMALEHAYFMRQWGFHENPLLFDYNLPPFDDKQIEEWYHYKSKGHNSKYYSVFNEENRLIGYMGIKHIRRILKEATLGIVFDPNYVNQGYGTESILTFLDYYFNEMNMKRMYLEVAKFNKRAIRCYEKSGFKIVDVYVDEFFNQNIDFNNPYFLKEKSSFVLINGKVYNYIYKMKIDKKTYLKEKKLKEKKLGIP
- a CDS encoding DnaD domain protein; protein product: MNFIIETTDIDLGDTPIENIFINDFMPMADGTYVKVYLLGYKYAHDKDENIEVDNETIAKHLNIPLIDVLNAWDFWEQKGIIKKIPIDEGKQYDYKVKFLNLKQLYIKNNYKPINMNEEVVTKSYTCSVEDLVDANQIPRINEMFNSIDYIMRRQLVPNEKRRVLEWIHNYNMNPDIIEKAFFYAVEKKGKRNINYIAGIIRNWYDQGITNIEALQDNLKVTNEKYYRYERVMKALGIVNRLPTEGEMKTIDKWFEEYKFTMEMVLKGCENSKKTSNPSISYIDGILSSWHQKGIKTLEDIEEKDKPPIKKEQEFSNKKYRKAKVNKNRFHNFEQRTSKYTADQLEEIARRKREEYYSKIKGEYNDV
- a CDS encoding ATP-binding protein: MYNQILKDILMEYEKKRDKAINKQRIRKQKVYRKIPRIKEIDEQIWEIGLSISKAVIENPKNYKEGLQIAKNKIEELRMEKAYLLTENNIPLSYLDIEYECDECEDTGYLPNGEKCNCLKQAIINETYKMSNIENVLKKENFDTFDINIFPDEPFEGESMTPRENMKYISNICVDYVNNFDEKNEENLLFYGSTGLGKTFMCNCIAKALLDMNKIVIYQTAFKILEIIERRRFGRSENRFEDYEYDLLFQADLLIIDDLGTELSNAFTNAEIFNIVNTRLIDGTKTIISTNLTPDEISNIYTDRVFSRILEKFIPLKFFGPDLRYYKWEEK